Proteins from one Nitrobacteraceae bacterium AZCC 2146 genomic window:
- a CDS encoding 4-carboxymuconolactone decarboxylase (product_source=KO:K01607; cath_funfam=1.20.1290.10; cog=COG0599; ko=KO:K01607; pfam=PF02627; superfamily=69118) has translation MSDSKIFKEGLEVRRDVLGKDYVDGSIAKADDFMMAFQNITTEWCWGYAWTRPGLDRKTRSMLNLAMLTALKAPNELKLHVKGALTNGVTVEEIKEILLHATVYCGIPAGLEAFKAAHEVLKAEGALNKTAGAAE, from the coding sequence ATGAGCGACAGCAAGATTTTCAAAGAAGGCCTGGAAGTGCGGCGCGATGTGCTGGGCAAGGACTATGTCGATGGCAGCATCGCCAAGGCCGACGATTTCATGATGGCGTTCCAGAATATCACCACCGAATGGTGCTGGGGCTATGCCTGGACGCGACCCGGTCTCGACCGCAAGACCCGCAGCATGCTCAATCTGGCGATGCTGACGGCGCTGAAGGCGCCCAACGAGCTCAAGCTGCACGTCAAGGGCGCGCTGACCAATGGCGTCACCGTCGAGGAGATCAAGGAGATCCTGCTCCATGCCACCGTGTATTGCGGCATTCCGGCCGGGCTCGAGGCCTTCAAGGCCGCGCATGAAGTGCTGAAGGCCGAAGGCGCCCTCAACAAGACCGCAGGCGCTGCCGAATGA
- a CDS encoding allantoate deiminase (product_source=KO:K02083; cath_funfam=3.40.630.10; cog=COG0624; ko=KO:K02083; pfam=PF01546; superfamily=53187; tigrfam=TIGR01879), with protein MEAKVAGPVSMSLGDEIVGRINALAAISETSEHLTRIFLTPEHRAAADLLMTWMRDAGMQAHLDAIGNVCGRYEGERPGLPCLMLGSHYDTVRDAGRWDGPLGLITAISCVGDLNRRGRRLPFAIEVTGFADEEGVRFASTLLGSRAIAGTFDESVLGSRDKAGTIMRQALVLFGLDPDHIGAAARAPSELLAYVELHIEQGPVLEAEKLPVGVVTAISGATRLAVELRGMAGHAGTVPMALRRDALAGAAECIVAIEEFCCTDRDGLVGTVGYINAMPGATNVIPGMVSFTIDIRTARDSYRKLAVADIVRHIEEIVKRRNLKLEINVTHENRTVPCAPWLQQQVADAVKAEGYRVFELPSGAGHDGMAMIDIADVAMLFVRCRGGISHHPDEHVEDADADAGARVLLRLIENFKPKA; from the coding sequence ATGGAAGCGAAAGTCGCCGGGCCTGTCAGCATGTCGCTCGGCGATGAGATCGTCGGGCGCATCAACGCGCTCGCCGCGATCTCGGAGACGTCAGAGCATCTGACGCGGATTTTCCTGACGCCGGAACATCGCGCCGCCGCCGATCTGCTGATGACCTGGATGCGCGACGCCGGCATGCAGGCGCATCTTGACGCGATCGGCAATGTCTGCGGCCGCTACGAAGGCGAGCGGCCCGGCCTGCCGTGCCTGATGCTGGGGTCGCATTACGACACCGTGCGCGACGCCGGCCGATGGGATGGGCCGCTCGGCCTGATCACCGCGATTTCCTGCGTCGGCGATCTCAATCGCCGCGGGCGGCGGCTGCCATTCGCCATCGAGGTCACCGGCTTCGCCGACGAGGAGGGCGTCCGCTTCGCCTCCACCTTGCTCGGCAGCCGCGCCATCGCCGGCACCTTCGACGAAAGTGTACTCGGCAGCAGGGACAAAGCGGGCACCATCATGCGCCAGGCGCTGGTGCTGTTCGGGCTCGACCCCGACCATATCGGCGCCGCCGCCCGTGCGCCCAGCGAATTGCTGGCCTATGTTGAGTTGCACATCGAGCAGGGCCCAGTGCTCGAGGCCGAGAAGCTGCCGGTCGGTGTGGTCACCGCGATCTCCGGCGCGACGCGGCTGGCGGTGGAATTGCGCGGCATGGCCGGCCATGCCGGCACCGTGCCGATGGCGCTGCGCCGCGACGCGCTGGCGGGGGCGGCCGAATGCATCGTCGCCATCGAGGAATTCTGCTGCACCGATCGCGACGGGCTGGTCGGCACCGTCGGCTACATCAACGCGATGCCCGGCGCCACCAATGTGATTCCGGGCATGGTGTCGTTCACCATCGACATCCGCACCGCCCGGGATTCCTATCGCAAGCTGGCGGTCGCCGACATCGTCCGTCATATCGAAGAGATCGTGAAGCGGCGGAATCTCAAGCTGGAAATCAACGTTACCCATGAGAACCGCACCGTGCCCTGCGCGCCGTGGCTGCAGCAGCAAGTCGCCGACGCTGTGAAAGCCGAGGGCTATCGCGTGTTCGAACTGCCGAGCGGTGCCGGCCATGACGGCATGGCGATGATCGACATTGCTGATGTGGCGATGCTGTTCGTGCGCTGCCGCGGTGGCATCAGCCACCACCCCGACGAGCATGTCGAAGACGCCGACGCCGACGCCGGCGCGCGCGTGCTGCTGCGGTTGATCGAGAATTTCAAGCCGAAGGCCTAG
- a CDS encoding tRNA(Arg) A34 adenosine deaminase TadA (product_source=COG0590; cath_funfam=3.40.140.10; cog=COG0590; pfam=PF00383; superfamily=53927) yields the protein MDENAKPGATGRDELFLRRSFDAGRRAAAHGNHPFGAILVDANGKVLLEAENAYMPSHDGTAHAERLLCTQASTTYGEDVLKRSTLYSSAEPCAMCAGAIYWTGIGRVVYGLGELRLKSITGDHPENPTLDLPCRTVFASGQKAIEVIGPLLEDEAAALHEGFWAEKD from the coding sequence ATGGACGAAAATGCAAAACCGGGCGCAACCGGGCGCGACGAGCTGTTTCTGCGCCGCTCGTTCGATGCCGGCCGCCGCGCGGCCGCCCACGGCAACCATCCGTTCGGCGCGATCCTGGTCGATGCGAACGGCAAGGTGCTGCTGGAAGCCGAGAACGCCTATATGCCGTCCCATGACGGCACCGCGCATGCCGAGCGGCTGCTCTGCACGCAGGCCTCAACGACCTATGGCGAAGACGTCCTGAAGCGCAGCACGCTGTATTCGTCCGCCGAACCCTGCGCCATGTGCGCCGGCGCGATCTACTGGACCGGCATCGGGCGCGTGGTCTACGGCCTCGGCGAGCTCAGACTGAAATCGATCACCGGCGACCATCCGGAAAACCCGACCCTGGACCTGCCCTGCCGCACCGTGTTCGCTAGTGGCCAGAAGGCGATCGAGGTCATCGGTCCGCTGCTGGAAGACGAGGCCGCGGCACTGCATGAAGGATTTTGGGCGGAGAAAGATTAG
- a CDS encoding hypothetical protein (product_source=Hypo-rule applied; superfamily=111364), with protein sequence MNDCGKCLIKTAIIIVCNLGEFLMSYSYRAIAAATMLSLAALAPISQASAADLAPFPVKAKPIADLPFFLVNDNRVTFAYQFNGVDPGVTNKTAKQVYAFTHFDVWAYGTNFFNIGLEKADHASPANPCADPLRPISGCEGATEIYGLIRSTFGFNEIFNTKSFSYGPLRNVSLVVGADGSTENRFFSASKRDVVAGLQFAFDLPYKGFFNVNPLFYYEFANRSTFTQCGYAGAPGQVPGVSCNSDGNRKFDPTWAVEMNYYMDLGFLPPNLQYFAISGRAGFYGPKGSENGQILGTATKTEINAEPIRLTFDASKAVWGEKYTHNVDVWVAYRLWRNKFGLDHNASLACTTFAPGSCTENSLYSGITVKF encoded by the coding sequence GTGAATGATTGCGGCAAGTGTCTGATCAAGACCGCGATCATCATTGTATGCAACTTGGGGGAATTTCTGATGTCCTACAGTTACCGAGCAATTGCAGCTGCGACCATGCTGTCACTTGCCGCACTCGCACCGATCAGCCAGGCCAGCGCCGCCGATCTGGCGCCGTTTCCGGTCAAGGCCAAGCCGATCGCCGATCTGCCGTTCTTCCTGGTGAACGACAACCGCGTCACCTTCGCCTACCAGTTCAATGGCGTCGATCCGGGCGTGACCAACAAGACCGCCAAGCAGGTCTATGCCTTCACCCACTTCGACGTCTGGGCTTACGGCACCAACTTCTTCAACATCGGTCTCGAGAAGGCCGATCACGCCAGCCCGGCCAATCCCTGCGCGGACCCGCTGCGTCCCATCAGCGGTTGCGAAGGCGCCACGGAAATCTATGGCCTGATCCGCAGCACCTTTGGCTTCAACGAGATCTTCAACACCAAGTCCTTCTCCTACGGCCCGCTGCGCAACGTATCGCTGGTCGTCGGCGCCGACGGCAGCACGGAAAACCGTTTCTTCTCTGCGTCAAAGCGTGACGTCGTTGCCGGTCTGCAATTCGCCTTCGACCTTCCCTACAAGGGCTTCTTCAACGTCAATCCGTTGTTCTACTACGAATTCGCCAACCGCAGCACGTTCACCCAGTGCGGCTACGCCGGCGCTCCGGGACAGGTCCCCGGTGTTTCCTGCAACAGCGATGGCAACCGCAAGTTCGATCCGACCTGGGCCGTTGAAATGAACTACTACATGGACCTCGGCTTCCTGCCGCCGAACCTGCAGTACTTCGCCATCAGCGGCCGCGCCGGCTTCTACGGGCCGAAGGGCTCGGAGAATGGCCAGATCCTCGGAACGGCGACCAAGACCGAAATCAACGCCGAGCCGATCCGTCTGACGTTCGACGCCAGCAAGGCGGTCTGGGGTGAGAAGTACACCCATAACGTCGACGTCTGGGTGGCGTACCGTCTCTGGAGGAACAAGTTCGGCCTCGATCACAACGCCAGCTTGGCCTGCACGACGTTTGCGCCGGGATCGTGCACCGAGAACTCGCTGTATTCGGGCATCACCGTCAAGTTCTGA
- a CDS encoding ABC-type uncharacterized transport system ATPase subunit (product_source=COG3845; cath_funfam=3.40.50.300; cog=COG3845; ko=KO:K23537; pfam=PF00005; smart=SM00382; superfamily=52540) yields MLDPTPSDPRAGQTPLLQTIGLTKRYGSFLANDSIDIEIWPQEIHALLGENGAGKSTLVKTIYGLIQPSEGDMLWQGEKMVLSGPHDARARGIGMVFQHFSLFDNLTVAENVALGLDGKESFKDMSARLEEVSHVYGLPLDPKREVWQLSVGERQRIEIVRVLMQNPKFLILDEPTAVLTPQEADQLFIVLDRLKSEGRSILYISHKLDEVKRLCDTATILRGGKKISTCIPQQETAASLARMMVGADIKQVKAAVGRKTTVPRLVVNDLNLEPDDPHGVRLQGISLELKGGEILGIAGVAGNGQDELFAALSGERLAKDPGTIVIDGQAAGHLSITARRKLGAAFVPEERLGHGTAPRMRLSENALLTGHAASGMVQHGFVNTAATLSTVDRATKAFDVRKAKRDPEAASLSGGNLQKFIVGREILRNPVVLVVSQPTWGVDAGAAAVIRQALLDLAAEGCAVLVTSQDLDELAEITDRIAVMFHGHLSEPLATADANREKLGLLMGGSSLTQKEVADAVGA; encoded by the coding sequence ATGTTAGATCCGACGCCTTCCGACCCGCGTGCCGGCCAGACGCCCCTGCTGCAGACCATCGGTCTGACCAAGCGTTACGGCAGCTTTCTCGCCAACGATTCCATCGACATCGAAATCTGGCCGCAGGAAATCCACGCGTTGCTCGGCGAAAACGGCGCCGGCAAATCGACGCTGGTGAAAACCATCTACGGCCTGATCCAGCCGAGCGAAGGCGACATGCTGTGGCAGGGCGAGAAGATGGTGCTGTCAGGCCCGCACGACGCCCGCGCGCGCGGCATCGGCATGGTGTTTCAGCACTTCTCGCTGTTCGACAATCTCACCGTCGCGGAAAATGTCGCGCTTGGCCTCGACGGCAAGGAATCCTTCAAGGATATGTCGGCGCGGCTGGAGGAAGTCTCCCATGTCTACGGGCTTCCGCTCGATCCCAAGCGCGAGGTCTGGCAGTTGTCCGTAGGCGAGCGCCAGCGGATCGAAATCGTCCGCGTGCTGATGCAGAATCCGAAATTCCTGATCCTCGACGAGCCGACCGCGGTGCTGACGCCGCAGGAAGCCGATCAGCTGTTCATCGTGCTGGATCGTCTGAAGTCGGAAGGCCGCTCGATCCTCTATATCAGCCACAAGCTGGACGAGGTGAAGCGGCTCTGCGACACCGCCACCATCCTGCGCGGCGGCAAGAAGATCTCGACCTGCATCCCGCAGCAGGAGACCGCCGCGTCGCTGGCGCGGATGATGGTCGGCGCCGACATCAAGCAGGTGAAGGCCGCAGTCGGGCGCAAGACCACCGTGCCGCGGCTCGTCGTCAACGATCTCAACCTCGAGCCCGACGACCCGCACGGCGTCCGGCTGCAGGGCATCTCGCTGGAGTTGAAGGGGGGAGAAATTCTGGGCATCGCCGGCGTCGCCGGCAATGGCCAGGACGAATTATTCGCCGCGCTGTCGGGCGAGCGTCTCGCAAAAGATCCCGGCACCATCGTGATCGACGGCCAGGCCGCCGGACATCTCTCTATAACCGCGCGACGAAAACTCGGCGCCGCCTTCGTGCCGGAAGAACGCCTCGGCCACGGCACCGCGCCACGGATGCGGCTGTCGGAAAACGCCTTGCTCACCGGCCACGCCGCCAGCGGCATGGTGCAGCACGGCTTTGTGAACACGGCGGCCACGCTGTCGACCGTCGATCGCGCCACAAAGGCCTTCGACGTCCGCAAGGCCAAGCGCGATCCGGAAGCCGCCAGCCTGTCCGGCGGCAACTTGCAGAAATTCATCGTCGGCCGCGAGATCCTGCGCAACCCGGTGGTACTGGTGGTCAGCCAGCCGACCTGGGGCGTCGATGCCGGCGCCGCCGCCGTCATTCGCCAGGCTCTGCTCGATCTCGCCGCCGAAGGCTGCGCGGTGCTGGTGACCAGCCAGGACCTCGACGAACTCGCCGAGATCACCGACCGCATCGCCGTGATGTTCCACGGCCATCTTTCGGAGCCGCTGGCCACCGCCGACGCCAACCGCGAAAAGCTCGGCCTGTTGATGGGCGGCAGCAGTCTGACGCAGAAGGAAGTGGCCGATGCAGTTGGTGCTTGA
- a CDS encoding ABC-type uncharacterized transport system permease subunit (product_source=COG4603; cog=COG4603; ko=KO:K23535; pfam=PF02653; transmembrane_helix_parts=Outside_1_14,TMhelix_15_37,Inside_38_67,TMhelix_68_90,Outside_91_112,TMhelix_113_135,Inside_136_147,TMhelix_148_170,Outside_171_195,TMhelix_196_218,Inside_219_245,TMhelix_246_268,Outside_269_272,TMhelix_273_292,Inside_293_296,TMhelix_297_319,Outside_320_328,TMhelix_329_347,Inside_348_363), with product MQLVLEKRAERSATIALVSPVIAIGLTIVTMSILFAILGKNPISALAVYFITPLTDSYSLQEIAVKAAPLVMIAIGLSLCYLANVWNIGAEGQFLVGAVAGSWLAVKTQGNDAGVWVMPTMLLMGAIAGALYALIPAICKVRFGASEILVSLMLVYVAELFLDYLVRGPWRDPAGFNFPTTAEFDPVATVPLLIEGGRLHLGVAITLLVVAAAAILLGRTIKGFEIRVVGAAPRAARFGGFKSNRLILLTFAISGALAGLAGIIEVAGPIGHLQPGISPGYGFTAIIVAFLGRLNPVGILIAGLFLALTFIGGEQAQIAMKIPLDMTKVFQGILLFYVLACDSLILYRIKLIMPQRKAADGIA from the coding sequence ATGCAGTTGGTGCTTGAAAAGCGCGCGGAGCGATCGGCCACCATCGCGCTGGTCTCGCCTGTCATCGCGATCGGCCTGACCATCGTGACCATGAGCATCCTGTTCGCGATCCTCGGCAAGAACCCGATCTCGGCCCTCGCCGTCTATTTCATCACGCCGCTCACCGACAGCTATTCGCTGCAGGAGATCGCGGTAAAGGCAGCGCCGTTGGTAATGATCGCGATCGGCCTGTCGCTCTGCTATCTCGCCAATGTCTGGAACATCGGCGCCGAAGGCCAGTTCCTGGTCGGCGCCGTCGCCGGCAGCTGGCTGGCGGTGAAAACGCAAGGCAACGATGCCGGTGTCTGGGTGATGCCGACGATGCTGCTGATGGGCGCCATCGCCGGCGCGCTCTATGCTCTGATACCGGCGATCTGCAAGGTCCGGTTCGGCGCCAGCGAGATCCTCGTCAGCCTGATGCTGGTCTATGTGGCCGAACTGTTTCTCGACTATCTGGTGCGCGGACCGTGGCGCGATCCCGCCGGCTTCAACTTTCCGACCACCGCGGAGTTCGATCCCGTCGCTACCGTGCCGCTGCTGATCGAAGGCGGCCGCCTGCATCTTGGCGTGGCGATCACGCTGCTGGTGGTGGCGGCGGCGGCGATCCTGCTCGGCCGCACCATCAAGGGCTTTGAAATCCGCGTCGTCGGCGCGGCACCGCGCGCGGCGCGGTTCGGCGGCTTCAAGTCCAACCGGCTGATCCTGCTGACCTTCGCAATCTCCGGCGCGCTCGCCGGGCTTGCTGGCATCATCGAAGTCGCCGGGCCGATCGGACACCTGCAGCCGGGCATTTCGCCGGGCTACGGCTTCACCGCGATCATCGTTGCATTCCTCGGCCGGCTCAATCCGGTTGGAATATTAATTGCAGGGCTCTTCCTGGCGCTGACCTTCATCGGCGGCGAACAGGCCCAGATCGCAATGAAGATTCCGCTCGATATGACCAAGGTATTCCAGGGCATCCTGCTGTTCTACGTGCTGGCCTGCGACTCGCTCATTCTGTACCGGATCAAGCTGATCATGCCGCAGCGAAAGGCCGCCGATGGGATTGCTTGA